A region of Sesamum indicum cultivar Zhongzhi No. 13 linkage group LG7, S_indicum_v1.0, whole genome shotgun sequence DNA encodes the following proteins:
- the LOC105167053 gene encoding putative ABC1 protein At2g40090 (The sequence of the model RefSeq protein was modified relative to this genomic sequence to represent the inferred CDS: added 37 bases not found in genome assembly) — MAARSLWRAKGKLLLAVTAVGGAGAGAVAIANSEDPASALKLSTSVPIRLLRDAATAATIAFDYEYSLWGLPEGSIERERAKREVHTRSALRLQELCFKNGGIYIKLGQHISQLEYLVPDEYVKIMRESLLNRCPVSSYDQVLEVFKKELGGAPDEIFDEFDPIPIASASLAQVHIARTHDGQKVAVKVQHTHMTDTAAADYATVELIVNTLHRFFPSFDYRWLVDEVQESLPKELDFLIEAKNSIKCMDNFQRLSPHIAEYVYAPKVHWNLSTSKLLVMEFIDGAQVNDCRAIEKLGIRPSEVSTLLSQAFAEMMFKHGFVHCDPHAANVLVRPLPSGSRSIFGKKKPQLVLLDHGLYKELDSSMRINYASLWKGLVFSDANAIKENSVKIGAGEDLYVLFAGILTMRPWNKVIDPAVDHLVVKGTDTDRSELQMYASQYFPQITELLRRLPRVILLMLKTNDCLRAVNRALLEGSSLETFLIVGRVSSEAVIESKLLQSRSLLSRLLVWFEELRLEARLFAMQIALWLLKLQKTLTL; from the exons ATGGCAGCGAGATCGCTTTGGCGCGCCAAAGGTAAGCTACTTTTGGCCGTTACTGCGGTGGGAGGAGCCGGCGCCGGAGCAGTGGCTATTGCAAACTCCGAGGACCCGGCTTCTGCACTCAAGCTCTCTACCTCCGTTCCCATCCGCCTCCTGCGCGATGCCGCCACCGCCGCCACTATTGCCTTCG ATTATGAATACTCACTCTGGGGACTGCC GTTCACACCAGGAGCGCACTTAGGCTTCAAGAACTTTGCTTTAAAAATGGTGGGATATACATCAAGCTAGGACAGCATATAAGTCAGCTG GAATACTTGGTTCCAGATGAGTATGTAAAGATAATGCGAGAATCCTTGTTGAATAGATGCCCAGTGTCATCATATGACCAAGTGCTTGAAGTTTTCAAGAAAGAGCTTGGAGGGGCACCTGATGAA ATCTTTGATGAATTTGATCCGATCCCCATAGCAAGTGCCTCTTTAGCACAGGTTCACATTGCCCGAACTCATGACGGACAAAAAGTTGCTGTAAAG GTTCAGCATACTCACATGACGGACACTGCAGCAGCAGATTATGCAACTGTAGAGTTAATTGTAAACACCTTGCATCGGTTCTTTCCTTCCTTTGATTACAG GTGGTTGGTTGATGAAGTGCAGGAAAGTTTACCCAAG GAGTTAGATTTCTTGATTGAGGCCAAGAACAGCATAAAGTGTATGGATAACTTTCAGAGGTTGTCTCCACATATTGCAGAATACGTTTATGCTCCTAAAGTGCATTGGAACTTAAGTACCTCCAAGTTGTTGGTGATGGAATTTATTGATGGAGCACAAGTAAATGATTGTCGGGCCATTGAGAAGCTCGGTATTCGGCCAAGTGAAGTGTCAACATTG TTAAGTCAAGCTTTTGCTGAGATGATGTTTAAACATGGCTTTGTGCACTGTGATCCACATGCTGCGAATGTGCTGGTTCGCCCTTTGCCTTCTGGCAGTAGAAGCATTTTTG GAAAGAAAAAACCACAGTTGGTATTGCTAGACCATGGTTTATACAAGGAACTTGACTCCTCCATGCGAATTAACTATGCTTCCCTGTGGAAG GGTCTGGTATTTTCTGATGCCAAtgcaattaaagaaaatagtgTCAAAATAGGTGCTGGAGAGGATCTTTATGTGCTGTTTGCTGGTATTCTTACAATGAGGCCATGGAATAAAGTCATTGATCCAGCTGTGGATCATCTGGTTGTCAAGGGCACTGATACTGATCGTTCAGAACTCCAG ATGTATGCTTCGCAATATTTTCCACAAATCACAGAGCTTCTGAGGAGACTCCCTCGTGTTATTCTTTTAATGCTAAAAACAAATGACTGCCTACGTGCGGTTAATAGAGCGCTG CTGGAAGGTTCTTCTCTTGAGACATTTTTGATTGTTGGAAGAGTTTCTTCTGAAGCAGTTATCGAGTCAAAATTGTTGCAGAGCAGGTCCCTTCTTTCTCGGCTTCTTGTGTGGTTTGAGGAGCTTCGTTTAGAGGCTCGGTTGTTTGCAATGCAGATTGCACTATGGCTTTTGAAACTTCAGAAAACTTTGACATTATGA